The nucleotide window CAATATGAACGAAAATTAAGCCTTTATCGTTCAGTAATTCTCTAGCAAGAACAAGTCGTTCATAGATCATTTGCAGAAAAGAATCAGTTCCTTTCCCCCAAATATCTCGATACGCAACCATTTCTAAAGTTGACTGCTCTTTTTCGATTGCTTCCTGCTCATCCCCGATCGCCACACTCATCGAAAAATCCGCACCCACATCAAACGGCGGGTCGATATAAATCAGATCGACCTTGCCCTTAAACTCTTGCAACAGCGATGCCATCACCAGCTTGTTGTCGCCCCAGATCAGCCGATTTCTAAAGTCATCCACACGGGGATTCTGCTGCTCAAACAACTCCAACTGCCCCGTCGCCGCCGCTGCCCGTCGCGGTTCATCAATGCTCTCAATCTTCTGCATCGGCATCGCACACCCGGCAATATCCACCTCGCGCCGTTGCCCATACTCGTCATACTTGCCCTCCCACACCAATTCTGTGCGTAGCGTCGAGAGCGGGTGCGGGTTGTGGGGGCCGTAGGTGGGTTGAGACATCATCAAGGCAAAAGTAAATTAAGGTTAGTAGTGACGACTTTAGTCGTCATCCAATATTCACTAAAGTGAATACTACGAACTTGAGTCGGGTTGCCAGGGAAGCCAATCTTCATCTAAAGCCTGTTCCAAGGTAAATTCAGGCTCTTCAGGAATCAAACGAACATCCAACTCACTCGCATTGAGGAACAGTTTTCTGCCATTGCGATATTCCAGCCTAAAGTTCTCCCGAAGGTGGTTTTTTAAGCTAGGGCTGTCTTTGAGTATGGCTTGAACTTGTAAGCGGCAGCTAGCAACCTCAAGCTTCCAACCTCGAAAACAATTTTCTCGTTCGGATTCCCAATACCGCAGCTTAAGAAAATGTTCACATAATCGCATCAAATAGCTAGAAATTTCTCGTTTATCACTTTTTCCCAGGCTCTCAATCTCCTCAATTAAATTTTCTAAGTCAAGGTTACTGAAGTCTCGTGCCCTTAATTGAGCAGCAGTCTCATTCAACCAAAGTTGGTAGTCTGTGTCGTATAGTGACGCTGGTTCAGCTTTAACTTGAGGTGCCATAACTCATTGCCTGCATCGGTGTTTTCATGAGGCCAAGCAGGCCTCAGCTCACTTAGGCCCCTTGGCTATCTTATCGAGTAATGAAGCACACTCGTAACACTCAAGCAGTTCGTGAGCAGCGCCCTAGAAGGCATCGTCAGACTTGAAGAAGAGTACCAATATTGTCTTGAGAATAATCTCAAAATCGTGCTTCAAACTCCAGTTACGCTGATATTTCAAGTCCAGGCGAATCACATCCTCAAACTTGCGAATTTTCGATCGACCACTCACCTGCCACTCACCAGTAATCCCTGGCTTT belongs to Cyanobacteriota bacterium and includes:
- a CDS encoding site-specific DNA-methyltransferase — its product is MMSQPTYGPHNPHPLSTLRTELVWEGKYDEYGQRREVDIAGCAMPMQKIESIDEPRRAAAATGQLELFEQQNPRVDDFRNRLIWGDNKLVMASLLQEFKGKVDLIYIDPPFDVGADFSMSVAIGDEQEAIEKEQSTLEMVAYRDIWGKGTDSFLQMIYERLVLARELLNDKGLIFVHI
- a CDS encoding DUF29 domain-containing protein — translated: MAPQVKAEPASLYDTDYQLWLNETAAQLRARDFSNLDLENLIEEIESLGKSDKREISSYLMRLCEHFLKLRYWESERENCFRGWKLEVASCRLQVQAILKDSPSLKNHLRENFRLEYRNGRKLFLNASELDVRLIPEEPEFTLEQALDEDWLPWQPDSSS